A single genomic interval of Antricoccus suffuscus harbors:
- a CDS encoding VOC family protein — protein sequence MPVTGPDFISLQARGLDASQAFYEQYLGLVRSQAGPPHAVVFETTPIAFALRDIVPGTDLGSVARPGIGAAIWLHATDVQAIHDALVADGHTIVSAPIDGPFGRTFTFADPDGYQITLHDRA from the coding sequence ATGCCCGTTACCGGCCCAGACTTCATCTCCCTCCAGGCTCGCGGTCTCGATGCGTCGCAAGCGTTCTACGAGCAGTACCTCGGCCTCGTCCGCTCTCAGGCAGGCCCCCCGCACGCAGTCGTCTTCGAGACGACGCCAATCGCGTTCGCCCTGCGGGACATCGTTCCCGGTACCGATCTTGGGTCCGTTGCCCGGCCTGGCATCGGAGCGGCGATCTGGCTCCACGCCACCGACGTCCAAGCTATCCATGACGCACTCGTCGCCGACGGCCACACGATCGTCTCGGCTCCGATCGACGGCCCATTCGGTCGCACCTTCACCTTCGCCGACCCGGACGGTTACCAGATCACCCTCCACGACCGCGCCTAA
- a CDS encoding patatin-like phospholipase family protein, with translation MSKYGDAKLKADLVLEGGGVKGIAFGGAIAVLAEAGYRFPRVVGTSAGAIAGSVVAALQEAGEPLERIVDVTNTLDLSKVRDSGRVGKALGPLHVIADGASLIFEGGLYEGAYARDWVYGVLKDLGVTTFADLRRDDPESALPLDREYSFIAVTSDLSDHRMTLLPWDYRYYGLDPDEQIVADAVRASSASPFIFEPYKLRTPNGTVTLVDGGILSNYPIGVFDRRDASARWPTFGIRLSARESVRPHSEPVTSPIGIAIAVVETAMEGTDARHIDLPSTQRRTVFVDTDAVSVFDFGITREQRDELVRAGRVAAEQFLATWDFDEWQRRYGTRPPTDAQARVSD, from the coding sequence ATGAGTAAATACGGTGATGCGAAGCTCAAGGCTGACCTTGTCCTGGAGGGCGGCGGCGTCAAAGGTATCGCGTTCGGGGGCGCGATCGCGGTTCTTGCCGAGGCCGGCTATCGGTTTCCGCGAGTCGTCGGTACGTCGGCCGGCGCGATCGCAGGTTCAGTCGTTGCGGCCCTACAGGAAGCTGGCGAGCCGCTTGAGCGGATCGTCGACGTCACCAACACGCTTGACCTGTCGAAGGTGCGCGACAGTGGACGGGTCGGTAAGGCTCTCGGTCCGCTTCATGTCATTGCCGACGGGGCGTCGCTGATCTTCGAGGGCGGGCTGTACGAAGGGGCCTACGCACGCGACTGGGTGTACGGCGTACTGAAAGATCTCGGCGTCACGACGTTCGCAGACTTGCGCCGAGACGATCCTGAATCGGCTTTGCCGTTGGACCGCGAATACAGCTTTATCGCGGTGACGAGTGACTTGTCTGATCACCGGATGACACTGTTGCCGTGGGACTATCGCTACTACGGGCTAGATCCGGACGAGCAGATCGTCGCCGACGCCGTGCGTGCCTCGTCCGCATCGCCGTTCATCTTTGAACCGTACAAACTGCGTACGCCGAACGGCACCGTCACTCTCGTCGACGGCGGGATCTTGTCGAACTACCCGATCGGGGTGTTCGACCGCCGCGACGCATCCGCGCGCTGGCCGACGTTCGGCATCCGGCTCAGCGCGCGGGAGTCGGTACGGCCGCATAGCGAACCGGTGACATCACCGATCGGTATTGCGATCGCCGTCGTGGAGACCGCGATGGAAGGTACGGACGCGCGGCACATCGACCTTCCCTCGACGCAACGCCGCACGGTGTTCGTCGATACTGATGCGGTGTCGGTCTTCGACTTCGGCATCACTCGGGAGCAGCGCGACGAGCTGGTGCGAGCCGGCAGGGTAGCGGCCGAGCAGTTCCTTGCGACGTGGGACTTTGATGAGTGGCAACGCCGTTACGGGACTCGACCGCCCACCGATGCTCAGGCTCGCGTTTCAGACTGA